One genomic segment of Hydrocarboniclastica marina includes these proteins:
- a CDS encoding AMP-binding protein, translating into MKAASDNAEENKTSAQGSAAEVYDARPWLKHYPEGTKPDLEPASYRNIGDIIRQASQENGSKTAFTTCLPNGTTGSLTFAEVDRMTDAFAAYLRHDMGLAKGDRVAIQSPNCLAYPIFLFGAAKAGCVIVNINPLYTVPEINHALDDSRARLLLMIDMFADKLPKVLPKSTVEQVLITSVADFFPPLRKALVKGVQKLKKMVPRNEVDSMPFTKAISQGEHYLKKGGSAEFDVSLDDLLALQYTGGTTGRPKGAMLTHRNLVSNVGQSYANLRRYLPENRTALTALPMYHIFAMGVSVIFYSVGGHNVLIPSPRPVSNLKAAFEKFDFTFFSGVNTLFAGLLNEEWFRQSPPKNLGITIGGGTAVQNAVAERWQDVVKNPIVQAYGLTETSPGVTTNPLERTKLGSIGIPYAGTYVRIVDDEGNPVPQGEPGELVVKGPQVMKGYWERAEATAESIRDGWFHTGDVAIMDEDGYFFIVDRKKDMVLVSGFNVYPNEIEEVIARHPGVLSVGVVGVPDPESGEAVRAYVVPKDDSVTEQSIRDFCRQSLTAYKVPKKVIFREEIPMTPVGKVLRKDLRDEALKESGN; encoded by the coding sequence ATGAAAGCGGCCTCTGATAATGCCGAAGAGAATAAAACAAGCGCACAGGGTTCAGCCGCCGAAGTCTACGACGCCCGGCCCTGGCTGAAACACTATCCCGAAGGAACAAAGCCGGACCTCGAGCCTGCGAGTTACAGGAACATCGGTGATATCATTCGCCAGGCGAGTCAGGAGAATGGTTCCAAAACGGCCTTTACGACATGCCTGCCAAACGGCACCACCGGCAGCCTGACCTTCGCCGAGGTCGACCGCATGACCGATGCCTTCGCGGCATACCTGCGGCACGACATGGGTCTGGCCAAAGGCGACCGGGTCGCGATTCAGAGTCCCAACTGTCTTGCTTACCCCATCTTTCTTTTTGGCGCAGCCAAGGCGGGCTGCGTCATCGTCAATATCAACCCCCTTTACACCGTACCTGAGATCAACCATGCCCTGGATGACTCCCGGGCGCGGCTGCTGCTCATGATCGACATGTTTGCCGACAAGCTGCCCAAGGTTCTACCGAAGAGCACCGTCGAACAGGTGTTGATCACGAGCGTCGCTGATTTCTTTCCGCCGCTGCGCAAAGCGCTGGTCAAGGGCGTACAGAAGCTCAAGAAAATGGTGCCAAGGAACGAGGTTGACTCCATGCCGTTCACCAAGGCTATCAGCCAGGGTGAGCACTACCTGAAAAAGGGTGGCAGCGCCGAGTTTGATGTCAGCCTTGATGACCTGCTGGCGCTGCAGTACACCGGGGGCACAACCGGGCGGCCCAAAGGCGCAATGCTGACCCACCGCAACCTGGTCAGTAACGTCGGTCAGTCCTATGCCAACCTGCGCCGCTACCTGCCTGAAAACCGGACGGCACTGACCGCGCTGCCCATGTACCATATTTTTGCGATGGGCGTGAGCGTGATTTTTTACAGCGTGGGTGGGCACAACGTGCTGATCCCGTCGCCGCGCCCGGTGTCTAATCTCAAGGCGGCGTTCGAGAAGTTCGACTTCACCTTTTTCTCCGGTGTGAACACGCTCTTTGCCGGCCTGCTGAACGAAGAATGGTTCCGGCAGTCGCCACCGAAGAACCTGGGTATCACGATCGGCGGGGGAACCGCCGTGCAGAATGCTGTGGCCGAGCGCTGGCAGGACGTCGTCAAAAACCCGATTGTGCAGGCCTACGGTCTGACCGAGACGAGCCCCGGGGTGACCACCAACCCTCTGGAGCGGACCAAGCTGGGCAGCATCGGCATCCCGTACGCGGGCACTTACGTTCGCATCGTCGACGACGAAGGCAACCCCGTACCCCAAGGCGAGCCTGGCGAGTTGGTGGTGAAGGGACCGCAGGTCATGAAGGGGTACTGGGAGCGGGCAGAAGCGACAGCTGAATCTATTCGCGACGGTTGGTTCCACACCGGTGACGTGGCCATCATGGACGAGGACGGTTACTTCTTCATCGTCGATCGCAAAAAGGACATGGTGCTGGTCTCGGGTTTCAATGTGTACCCCAACGAAATCGAGGAAGTCATTGCGCGCCATCCCGGCGTGCTTTCGGTCGGGGTAGTCGGCGTTCCCGACCCTGAAAGTGGGGAAGCGGTCAGGGCGTATGTGGTGCCCAAAGATGATTCTGTGACCGAGCAATCCATAAGGGACTTCTGCAGGCAGTCGCTGACAGCGTACAAGGTGCCTAAAAAAGTGATTTTCCGGGAAGAGATTCCGATGACCCCTGTGGGTAAGGTGTTGCGCAAGGACCTACGTGACGAGGCGCTGAAAGAAAGCGGAAACTGA
- a CDS encoding acyl-CoA dehydrogenase family protein, protein MNRFPTTRLLEIQARVEALTESKIAPMAQRVDRECIWPAHSMQALADEGLLGLNVAENLGGLGQGLLGLSVVTETIGRVCPSSALCFGMHSVATAVIAAKATRYQEDQYLRPIARGEHITTLALAEQGSGAHFWLPETSLAANDGHYRVNGAKQFVTNGGHADSYVISTLASEETSELGDFSCLVVDRDTAGMTWLEAWQGFGMRGNSSRGVRFDDACVPRGNLLGQEGDQVWYVFEVVAPYFLMAMAGTYLGIAQSAVDLASNHLRSRGYSHSGETLAGVEALQTCFAEMWVTAEKCRGLVREAATRGDLGQPDALPFLLACKADAADTAVKLANDAMTLCGGQAYRENSRVAQILRDARAGHVMSPTTNILKSWTGRALLGLPLL, encoded by the coding sequence ATGAACCGTTTTCCGACGACCAGACTGCTGGAAATCCAGGCCCGTGTTGAAGCATTGACCGAGAGCAAGATCGCTCCAATGGCCCAGCGCGTCGACCGGGAGTGCATCTGGCCCGCTCATTCCATGCAAGCGCTGGCCGATGAGGGCCTCTTGGGCCTTAATGTGGCTGAGAATCTGGGCGGGCTGGGGCAGGGCCTGCTGGGGCTGAGCGTCGTAACCGAGACAATAGGTCGGGTCTGCCCATCGTCGGCGTTGTGTTTCGGCATGCACAGCGTGGCTACTGCGGTGATCGCCGCCAAAGCAACCCGGTACCAGGAAGACCAGTACCTGCGCCCGATCGCCAGGGGCGAGCATATAACCACTCTGGCCCTGGCCGAACAGGGCTCCGGCGCCCACTTCTGGCTACCTGAAACAAGTCTCGCCGCAAACGATGGCCACTATCGCGTCAATGGCGCCAAGCAGTTCGTCACGAATGGCGGCCATGCAGACTCCTATGTCATCTCTACACTGGCATCGGAAGAAACGAGCGAACTTGGCGATTTCAGTTGTCTCGTGGTCGATCGGGATACTGCTGGCATGACGTGGCTTGAAGCATGGCAGGGGTTCGGCATGCGCGGGAATTCGTCACGTGGCGTGCGCTTTGACGATGCCTGTGTACCCAGGGGCAATCTGCTCGGCCAGGAGGGCGACCAGGTCTGGTATGTGTTCGAGGTAGTGGCGCCTTATTTTCTGATGGCGATGGCTGGCACCTACCTTGGGATCGCTCAAAGCGCGGTGGACCTGGCCTCGAATCATCTCCGCAGCCGGGGTTACAGCCACTCAGGAGAAACCCTGGCTGGGGTTGAAGCCCTCCAGACCTGCTTTGCTGAAATGTGGGTGACCGCTGAAAAGTGCCGCGGCCTGGTTCGCGAGGCCGCTACCCGGGGTGATCTTGGGCAGCCCGACGCGCTACCGTTTTTGCTGGCTTGCAAAGCCGACGCCGCCGATACCGCCGTCAAGCTCGCTAACGATGCCATGACGCTCTGCGGTGGCCAGGCCTACCGGGAAAATAGCCGGGTCGCCCAGATTCTGCGGGATGCTCGTGCGGGGCATGTGATGTCGCCAACCACGAACATCCTCAAATCCTGGACGGGCCGTGCCTTGCTGGGATTACCCCTGCTGTGA
- a CDS encoding cation:proton antiporter gives MDQLNLALAAVGIVVIVLGLLSQPLNRSVFSLPLMAFLFGVSIGPVGLGLLDVDQWGDPVRIMEEGARLTLGISLMGIALRIPRAYIFTHWRTFVVLLGLGMPLMFLVSSLLVYWLLGVPLLLAMLVGAAICPTDPVVSSSMVTGSLAKASLPGRFRHTLSAESGANDGLAYLLVLLPMLLLSAKDTSTAWSEWLTHALLWEVGGAIIFGVLTGWLFGQALQWAERNKTIDHASFLAATLALTVLVLGVGKLIGTDSLLAVFAAGIAFDQVVGGSERAEEGSVQESVNLFFTLPIFVLFGLMIPVAQWFELGWPGVALAVLVLLLRRLPVLLLLRPLMPRWREMRMALTAGYFGPIGISALFYAMMIDSRAGHDIAWTVGSLVVCASLFAHGMGAAPGAKLYARLYPGDNDS, from the coding sequence ATGGATCAACTTAACCTTGCGCTTGCCGCCGTCGGGATCGTGGTGATTGTCCTGGGGCTGTTGTCCCAGCCGCTTAACCGCTCGGTTTTTTCACTGCCACTGATGGCATTCCTGTTTGGCGTCAGCATCGGCCCGGTAGGCCTGGGCTTACTTGACGTCGACCAGTGGGGTGATCCCGTCAGGATCATGGAGGAGGGTGCCCGGCTGACCCTCGGCATCAGTTTGATGGGGATTGCCCTGCGTATCCCAAGGGCTTACATCTTCACCCACTGGAGAACCTTCGTCGTGCTGTTGGGCCTGGGCATGCCCTTGATGTTCCTGGTCAGCAGCCTGTTGGTTTACTGGTTGCTTGGGGTTCCTCTCCTGCTGGCGATGCTGGTAGGTGCTGCGATCTGTCCGACTGACCCGGTGGTCTCCAGTTCGATGGTTACCGGTAGCCTGGCCAAGGCGTCGTTGCCAGGAAGGTTCCGGCACACGCTTTCGGCCGAGTCCGGGGCCAATGACGGTCTCGCTTATCTGCTGGTTCTCCTGCCTATGCTCTTGCTTTCCGCAAAGGACACATCCACAGCCTGGTCCGAATGGCTAACACATGCGCTGCTATGGGAAGTCGGCGGGGCGATAATTTTCGGTGTTTTGACGGGTTGGCTTTTCGGGCAGGCGCTGCAGTGGGCTGAGCGCAACAAAACCATTGATCACGCATCTTTTCTGGCTGCCACGCTGGCCTTGACGGTACTGGTGCTAGGGGTGGGGAAGCTGATCGGGACGGACAGCTTGCTGGCGGTATTTGCTGCAGGCATCGCTTTTGATCAGGTCGTTGGTGGTAGCGAACGGGCTGAAGAAGGCAGCGTCCAGGAGTCTGTGAATCTCTTCTTTACCCTACCGATATTTGTCCTGTTCGGGCTGATGATACCGGTCGCACAATGGTTTGAACTCGGATGGCCGGGCGTCGCACTGGCAGTGCTCGTGCTCCTGTTGCGCCGGCTGCCGGTCCTGCTATTGCTCCGCCCGCTAATGCCGCGCTGGCGAGAGATGCGTATGGCGTTAACAGCCGGGTATTTTGGTCCTATCGGGATATCTGCCCTTTTCTACGCCATGATGATCGACAGCAGAGCCGGGCACGATATCGCCTGGACTGTTGGCAGCCTTGTCGTCTGCGCGTCGCTTTTTGCCCATGGCATGGGCGCCGCCCCCGGAGCCAAGCTGTACGCTAGACTGTATCCAGGAGATAACGACAGTTAA
- a CDS encoding sensor domain-containing protein, with translation MQTNHRVMLVLSASDHSVTWEAVEAELHSQGLLTCRGGLETFDGKASESDLDRDTAVVVLGPGIRFPISQARRVRAVMPQAHLMFAPAPSAFSELKYQLSRAPMIGSDWSLVVPETDDLAAEISAAVRANLHRARLRSTLHRANLSIGTRALDPSDYRQLLISDHYLRNVLDQAHDAIISLDPGLKILYWSGGAERLFGLDPKTALNQPVASLPFWTTTLAEYLEQVRHTHQAITADLDVRTPDGNAQVETVISGVRDGSGSLVGFSFFMRDVTDRNEALRAEREARQRIETLVVEKEQQRRLFDSMLTSAADQSYVMDLEGRLLYGNRALAERTEMPLSEMLGKTAYELGHRSGEARQIQTHFAEVVRTRREVRAEISYTSPSGKHWALEYSLVPVMNTKGELEAVAGTTRDITERKQASEQVWREANYDALTGLPNRRLFKDRLEVEVNHSRRTGKPIALFFVDLDHFKQVNDLHGHSAGDQLLKQAAERIRACVRESDTVARLGGDEFTLLLTELDDKAHVENTAQTILDELARPFDVLGSVCHISGSVGITLCPLDASDPGELIRNADQAMYIAKNNGRSQFSFFTRSLQEEALNRLQLSADLRNAVSGGQLRLYFQPIANLGDGLIHKAEALLRWQHPTLGLLQPDEFIGLAEESGQIRKLGNWAFAQAAQWSRKWSRHLGRTVQISINKSAIQFESNGRSMNWKAYLDRLELPHESIIVEITESVLLNASSKTADKLLELRNAGLELAIDDFGTGYSSMAYLKKYEVDYLKIDQSFINDADNEASSRTIAESMILMAHKLGLKVVAEGVETKAQRDWLRSVGCDFAQGFYYSAPLPAKEFEELLYGTRRQPSLA, from the coding sequence ATGCAAACGAACCACCGGGTGATGTTGGTCTTATCGGCATCGGACCACTCGGTTACATGGGAAGCGGTCGAGGCGGAACTGCATAGCCAGGGGTTACTCACCTGCCGGGGTGGGCTCGAAACGTTTGACGGTAAAGCTTCTGAAAGCGATCTGGACCGGGATACCGCCGTCGTCGTGCTGGGGCCTGGGATAAGGTTCCCGATCTCTCAGGCCCGTCGCGTTCGCGCCGTGATGCCTCAGGCTCATCTGATGTTCGCGCCGGCCCCATCCGCGTTCTCCGAGTTGAAGTACCAGTTGAGCCGCGCGCCGATGATCGGTTCAGACTGGTCCCTTGTGGTGCCCGAAACCGACGATCTGGCTGCTGAGATTTCCGCTGCGGTCAGAGCAAACCTGCACCGCGCACGACTGCGATCGACCCTGCACCGCGCCAACCTCAGTATCGGCACTCGCGCGTTGGACCCGAGCGATTACAGGCAACTTCTTATCTCTGACCACTACCTGCGGAATGTCCTCGACCAGGCGCACGACGCCATCATCTCACTGGACCCCGGGCTGAAAATTCTGTACTGGAGTGGCGGAGCTGAGCGCCTGTTCGGCCTTGACCCGAAGACCGCCCTGAATCAGCCGGTGGCCTCCCTGCCGTTCTGGACGACAACGCTTGCTGAGTACCTGGAGCAGGTCCGGCATACACACCAGGCTATAACCGCTGACCTCGATGTCAGGACGCCGGACGGAAATGCACAGGTGGAAACCGTCATCTCGGGTGTGCGGGACGGGTCGGGCTCGCTGGTGGGCTTTTCCTTTTTCATGCGCGATGTAACTGACCGTAATGAGGCTCTGCGCGCCGAGCGAGAAGCCCGGCAGCGCATCGAAACGTTGGTTGTGGAGAAAGAACAACAGCGGCGGTTATTTGATTCCATGCTGACCTCAGCGGCTGACCAGAGCTACGTGATGGATCTGGAAGGTCGGCTGCTATACGGCAATCGAGCGCTGGCAGAACGCACGGAAATGCCGCTGAGCGAGATGCTCGGCAAGACAGCGTATGAGCTGGGTCACCGGTCCGGTGAGGCACGTCAGATCCAGACCCACTTTGCTGAGGTCGTGCGCACGCGCCGGGAAGTGCGCGCTGAAATCTCATACACAAGCCCCTCCGGAAAGCACTGGGCGCTGGAATACAGTTTGGTTCCGGTCATGAACACCAAAGGAGAGTTGGAAGCGGTTGCCGGGACTACCCGGGACATAACCGAAAGAAAGCAGGCCAGTGAGCAGGTCTGGCGTGAAGCGAATTACGATGCCCTGACAGGCCTGCCTAATCGACGACTTTTCAAGGACAGGTTGGAGGTGGAGGTCAACCATTCGCGTCGGACGGGCAAGCCCATCGCTCTGTTTTTTGTAGATCTCGACCATTTCAAGCAGGTTAATGATCTGCACGGGCACAGCGCCGGCGATCAATTACTCAAGCAGGCAGCTGAACGGATTCGGGCCTGTGTTCGCGAGTCGGACACCGTGGCCAGGCTGGGCGGGGATGAGTTTACGCTGCTCCTGACCGAGCTGGACGACAAGGCTCATGTAGAAAACACGGCACAGACAATTCTTGATGAGTTGGCCCGGCCCTTTGATGTGCTCGGCAGCGTCTGTCATATCTCAGGTAGCGTCGGAATTACGCTCTGCCCGCTGGACGCTTCGGATCCCGGGGAGTTGATCCGCAACGCCGATCAGGCCATGTACATCGCCAAGAATAACGGGCGGAGCCAGTTCAGCTTTTTTACCCGATCGCTGCAGGAAGAGGCGCTTAACCGCCTGCAACTCTCGGCTGACCTGCGCAACGCTGTGAGTGGTGGTCAACTCAGGCTTTACTTCCAACCTATCGCGAACCTCGGCGATGGTCTCATACACAAGGCCGAGGCACTGCTCCGCTGGCAACACCCGACATTGGGCCTGCTTCAACCCGATGAGTTCATCGGTCTTGCCGAGGAGAGCGGGCAGATCAGGAAACTCGGCAACTGGGCTTTTGCCCAGGCCGCACAGTGGTCGAGAAAATGGAGCCGCCACCTGGGCAGGACGGTCCAGATCAGTATTAACAAGTCCGCCATCCAGTTCGAATCGAACGGACGCAGTATGAACTGGAAAGCCTATCTCGACCGGCTCGAGTTGCCGCACGAAAGCATTATCGTCGAGATCACAGAGAGCGTATTGCTGAACGCCAGCTCAAAGACAGCGGACAAGCTGCTGGAGCTCCGGAATGCGGGTCTTGAGTTGGCAATCGATGATTTTGGGACCGGCTACTCTTCCATGGCCTACCTCAAGAAGTACGAGGTCGATTACCTCAAGATCGACCAATCCTTTATCAACGATGCGGATAACGAAGCCAGCAGCCGGACCATTGCCGAGAGTATGATTTTGATGGCTCACAAACTGGGACTCAAAGTTGTCGCCGAAGGGGTTGAAACCAAAGCCCAGCGAGACTGGCTGCGATCAGTCGGCTGTGACTTTGCCCAAGGTTTTTACTATTCGGCACCGCTCCCGGCCAAGGAGTTCGAGGAGCTACTTTATGGCACGCGCCGACAGCCTTCGCTGGCCTGA
- a CDS encoding substrate-binding periplasmic protein, with translation MKARLTSNLRREAAILLLSLTLAQGASATVENDKSPIKIALGERPPLASADLPDYGPLAQLIREAYRLEGQQVELAVLPWPRSMQLVRDGHWTGSGIWLKNPKRETEFLFSQPVVEEHQVFFYRKNQPLAWMQLEDLSHLVLGGLQGFSYGAAFDSALTDGSLTMERERSDLQNFEKLLRNRIDAYPQELRVGLWVLGTLPRHSQEQIAYHPRPYLEEPAYLIFGLDQEAARDSFDRGLAKLKASGRAKELLDGGAAGMEGPLPRSN, from the coding sequence ATGAAAGCACGGCTCACGAGTAATCTCAGGCGGGAAGCTGCAATATTGCTTTTGAGCCTGACCTTGGCGCAGGGTGCATCTGCCACAGTCGAAAACGACAAGTCACCGATAAAAATTGCACTCGGTGAGCGACCACCACTGGCGAGTGCAGACCTGCCAGACTACGGCCCCCTGGCGCAGTTGATCCGGGAGGCTTATCGACTGGAGGGGCAGCAGGTCGAACTGGCAGTGCTGCCGTGGCCGCGGTCGATGCAACTGGTCAGGGACGGACACTGGACGGGTTCTGGTATCTGGCTCAAAAACCCCAAGCGGGAGACTGAGTTCCTGTTCAGCCAGCCCGTTGTTGAGGAACATCAGGTCTTTTTCTACCGCAAGAATCAGCCGCTCGCCTGGATGCAGCTTGAGGATCTGAGCCATCTCGTCCTGGGTGGGCTTCAGGGCTTCTCCTATGGCGCAGCTTTCGACTCAGCCCTGACGGATGGCTCGTTAACGATGGAACGCGAGCGTAGCGACCTGCAGAATTTTGAAAAACTGCTGCGTAACCGGATCGATGCCTATCCACAGGAACTGAGAGTTGGGCTCTGGGTTCTGGGGACACTACCCAGGCACAGCCAGGAGCAGATCGCATACCATCCCCGGCCATACCTTGAGGAGCCGGCCTACCTCATATTCGGGCTCGACCAGGAAGCCGCACGGGACAGCTTTGACCGGGGCCTGGCCAAGCTGAAAGCGAGCGGACGCGCAAAGGAACTGCTGGATGGTGGGGCCGCGGGCATGGAGGGCCCTTTGCCTCGTTCCAATTAA
- a CDS encoding GGDEF domain-containing protein, with protein sequence MARLEALRARIGDPFEWSSSAKASLLLGITFLLHTQYVLWAHYLLNVPGHEGLVNGDFLRGHLDYFHMLLVTSATLLGFMLLLRRSTGEHRWVEYVATHYYGLSLCYFSFHIGTLSLPTGAVITGAPVVGFILFSHGAVLWALFASLSLLAVLSYASAFGFLPYAPAISGLTENGQLSLFWLTSMFLFTLPHLVVLTALAYYILNRWRRREEEIRTLSMTDPLTGLYNRRSILAHLWYEHERSKRQGPPMAVMMVDLDNFKQINDTWGHPAGDIVLVAAANALRGSLRQNDQVGRFGGEEFLVVLPGADVENAQKLGERCRQAVAELQVDIGDGQVLKVTCSIGLACFEQGLGDESEALIKSADQALYSAKETGRDKVVLWT encoded by the coding sequence TTGGCGCGACTTGAAGCTTTGCGGGCCCGGATTGGCGACCCGTTTGAATGGAGTTCATCTGCAAAAGCGTCACTCTTGCTGGGTATAACCTTCCTCTTACATACCCAATACGTTTTGTGGGCCCACTACCTCTTGAACGTGCCGGGGCACGAAGGGCTGGTCAATGGCGACTTTCTCCGCGGCCATCTCGACTATTTCCATATGCTCCTGGTTACCAGCGCGACGCTTCTTGGGTTCATGCTCTTGCTCCGGCGCAGCACTGGCGAACACCGCTGGGTGGAGTACGTCGCCACCCATTACTACGGACTCTCCCTGTGTTACTTCAGTTTTCATATCGGCACACTGTCGCTACCGACGGGCGCAGTCATCACCGGGGCGCCTGTAGTGGGCTTCATACTGTTTAGCCATGGCGCCGTCCTGTGGGCGCTTTTTGCCTCGTTGAGCCTTCTCGCTGTACTTTCCTACGCCTCGGCTTTTGGTTTTCTCCCCTATGCGCCTGCGATTTCGGGCCTGACCGAGAATGGGCAACTTTCGCTCTTCTGGCTCACCAGCATGTTCCTTTTCACGCTTCCGCATCTGGTTGTGCTTACAGCACTGGCTTACTACATACTCAATCGCTGGCGTCGGCGGGAAGAAGAAATCCGGACGTTGAGCATGACTGATCCACTAACCGGGCTATATAACCGGCGTAGCATTCTTGCCCATCTCTGGTATGAGCATGAACGCAGCAAGCGGCAGGGGCCGCCCATGGCTGTGATGATGGTGGATCTGGATAATTTCAAACAGATCAACGATACCTGGGGGCACCCCGCCGGCGATATCGTGCTGGTCGCGGCGGCAAACGCCCTGCGTGGCTCCCTCCGTCAAAACGATCAGGTGGGTCGTTTTGGTGGAGAAGAGTTCCTGGTGGTTTTGCCGGGAGCCGATGTGGAAAATGCCCAGAAGTTGGGCGAACGTTGCCGCCAGGCCGTTGCGGAGCTGCAGGTCGATATTGGTGATGGTCAGGTGCTCAAGGTCACCTGCAGTATCGGCCTGGCGTGTTTTGAGCAGGGCTTAGGTGACGAATCAGAGGCGCTGATCAAAAGTGCCGACCAGGCGTTGTACAGTGCTAAGGAAACGGGCCGCGACAAGGTGGTACTGTGGACCTGA
- a CDS encoding glycerol-3-phosphate dehydrogenase/oxidase, with protein MQLRAAKIAALKATEFDVLVVGAGINGAVSAAALSAKGVKVGLIDKRDFAGFTSQQSSNLAWGGIKYLESFEFGLVRKLCKSRNALIRSYPSTVKEIRFLASLGQGFRYPGWVMYLVTLLYWVMGDCFTRSPRLLGRSRIAREEPIIDVERCIGGFEYSDAYLYDNDARFVFNFVRSALTSGAAAANYVESLGATKIQGLWHVRARDVLSGDSFSIKTKVLINACGPFVDHHNSLVGQVSKHRHVFSKGIHLIVDRLTPSNRVLAFFADDGRLFFVIPMGTKTCIGTTDTRTDSPFASVTAADRRFVLDNINARLKLKQPLTTKDIISERCGVRPLVVEGAGSDDWLSLSRRHLVEADLSRRYLSIYGGKLTDCLNVGNEVVDRVEACGVKVPLKVEKWFGEPPAEVRAAFFAEASQMGLDGMTPASSSEKLSIRFWRRYGRDAFELLAKIRKEPAQALPVMAGAEYLRCELEQAARYEMVSKLEDFLRRRSKIELVLRRAELRASGGLKEICSLLFGDMAEQKLEEYFEQNTADDGGFPGDASATKG; from the coding sequence ATGCAGTTAAGAGCCGCAAAGATTGCCGCCCTAAAGGCCACTGAATTCGATGTTTTAGTGGTGGGGGCGGGGATCAACGGGGCCGTTTCGGCGGCTGCCCTTTCTGCCAAAGGCGTCAAGGTCGGTCTTATCGACAAGCGCGACTTTGCGGGCTTCACCAGTCAGCAGTCCTCCAACCTCGCCTGGGGCGGCATCAAGTACCTCGAGAGTTTCGAGTTCGGGTTGGTGCGCAAGCTGTGCAAATCCCGTAATGCACTGATCAGGTCTTATCCATCCACTGTAAAGGAAATCCGCTTCCTCGCCTCGCTCGGCCAGGGATTCCGTTATCCGGGCTGGGTCATGTATCTCGTTACCTTGCTGTATTGGGTTATGGGTGACTGTTTTACCCGGTCGCCCAGACTGCTCGGGCGAAGCCGAATCGCTCGTGAGGAACCCATTATCGACGTCGAGCGCTGTATCGGTGGGTTCGAGTACTCAGACGCCTACCTGTACGACAACGATGCCCGTTTTGTTTTCAACTTCGTTCGCTCAGCCCTGACTTCCGGGGCGGCGGCCGCCAACTATGTCGAATCGTTGGGGGCGACAAAGATACAGGGGCTCTGGCATGTCAGGGCACGGGACGTGCTTAGTGGCGACTCGTTCTCCATCAAGACCAAAGTCCTGATCAACGCCTGCGGCCCTTTTGTCGATCATCACAACAGTCTGGTCGGGCAAGTCTCGAAACACCGCCATGTTTTTTCGAAAGGCATCCACCTCATCGTAGACCGGCTGACGCCATCAAATCGGGTGCTCGCGTTCTTTGCCGATGATGGTCGGCTTTTTTTCGTGATCCCCATGGGTACCAAGACGTGTATCGGCACGACGGATACCCGTACCGACAGCCCATTCGCCAGTGTGACAGCAGCCGACCGTCGCTTTGTACTGGACAACATCAATGCCCGCCTGAAGCTGAAGCAGCCGCTCACGACCAAAGATATTATCTCGGAGCGTTGCGGCGTCCGCCCATTAGTGGTCGAGGGCGCGGGAAGCGACGACTGGCTCAGTCTGTCACGACGACATCTGGTCGAAGCCGACCTGTCCAGGCGTTACCTCAGCATATACGGGGGCAAGCTGACGGATTGTCTCAACGTCGGCAACGAAGTCGTCGACCGTGTTGAAGCATGCGGGGTCAAAGTCCCTCTCAAAGTTGAAAAGTGGTTCGGCGAGCCACCGGCCGAGGTGAGGGCGGCGTTTTTTGCGGAAGCGTCGCAAATGGGGCTGGACGGCATGACGCCTGCGTCGTCTTCTGAAAAGCTGTCTATCCGGTTCTGGCGACGTTATGGCCGAGACGCGTTTGAACTACTTGCCAAGATCCGCAAGGAACCAGCGCAAGCGCTACCGGTTATGGCTGGCGCGGAATACCTCCGCTGTGAACTGGAACAGGCCGCCCGGTATGAAATGGTGTCGAAGCTTGAAGATTTTCTGCGGCGGCGGTCGAAAATCGAACTGGTGCTCCGCCGCGCTGAGCTCAGGGCTTCTGGCGGCCTGAAGGAGATTTGCAGCCTGTTGTTTGGCGATATGGCGGAGCAGAAGTTAGAGGAGTATTTTGAACAGAACACGGCTGATGACGGCGGATTCCCGGGGGATGCGTCAGCCACGAAAGGCTGA